The Streptomyces phaeolivaceus genome has a window encoding:
- a CDS encoding DUF881 domain-containing protein — protein MNERDETPRPKPTQGGGEDDSPTTRLRRELPQEVPSTAAEEPGEAPRDEQDKVTGRQRLAQGLWPPRFTRAQLIVALLLFGLGFGLAIQVASTNDDSALRGARQEDLVRILDELDDRTQRLEEEKQGLEDQRTELENSSDQAEEARKQTVEKERQLGILAGTVAAQGPGITLTIDDTKGTVEADMLLDAIQELRAAGAEAIQVNGVRVVASTYLTDSGEGISVDGNKITQPFRFKVIGNPQDLEPALNIPGGVVQTLEKEQATVTVQRADKIVVDALRAAKQPDYARSSSQ, from the coding sequence ATGAACGAACGGGACGAGACACCGAGGCCGAAGCCGACTCAGGGTGGGGGAGAGGACGACTCCCCGACGACCCGGCTGCGCCGGGAACTGCCCCAGGAGGTGCCTTCCACGGCCGCCGAGGAGCCCGGTGAGGCCCCTCGGGACGAGCAGGACAAGGTGACCGGGCGGCAGCGGCTGGCTCAGGGACTGTGGCCACCGCGCTTCACCCGCGCCCAACTCATCGTCGCCCTCCTGCTGTTCGGCCTCGGATTCGGACTGGCCATCCAGGTGGCCTCCACCAACGACGACAGCGCGCTGCGCGGAGCCCGTCAGGAGGACCTCGTACGCATCCTCGATGAACTGGATGACCGTACACAGCGTCTGGAGGAGGAGAAGCAAGGTCTCGAGGATCAGCGCACCGAGTTGGAGAACAGCTCGGACCAGGCCGAGGAGGCACGCAAGCAGACGGTCGAGAAGGAGCGGCAACTCGGCATTCTGGCGGGCACGGTGGCGGCGCAGGGACCCGGCATCACACTGACGATCGACGACACGAAGGGGACGGTCGAGGCGGACATGCTGCTCGACGCGATCCAGGAGCTGCGCGCGGCCGGCGCGGAGGCGATCCAGGTGAACGGTGTACGGGTCGTGGCCAGTACCTATCTGACCGATTCCGGTGAGGGAATCAGTGTCGACGGGAACAAGATCACCCAGCCGTTTCGTTTCAAGGTCATCGGCAACCCGCAGGACCTCGAACCCGCACTGAACATCCCCGGAGGCGTGGTGCAGACACTGGAGAAGGAGCAGGCCACCGTGACCGTGCAGCGGGCGGACAAGATCGTCGTGGACGCTTTGCGAGCGGCGAAGC
- a CDS encoding small basic family protein, whose product MIAVLGLVLGVVAGLLVRPEVPAVVEPYLPIAVVAALDAVFGGLRAMLDGIFDDKVFVVSFLSNVVVAALIVFLGDKLGVGAQLSTGVVVVLGIRIFSNAAAIRRHVFRA is encoded by the coding sequence GTGATCGCCGTACTGGGCCTCGTCCTCGGAGTCGTGGCCGGACTGTTGGTCCGGCCCGAGGTACCGGCGGTGGTCGAGCCGTATCTCCCCATCGCCGTGGTCGCGGCGCTCGACGCCGTCTTCGGCGGTCTGCGCGCGATGCTGGACGGCATCTTCGACGACAAGGTCTTCGTGGTGTCCTTCCTGTCGAACGTGGTCGTGGCCGCCCTGATCGTCTTCCTCGGCGACAAGTTGGGCGTCGGCGCCCAGCTGTCCACGGGCGTCGTGGTCGTCCTCGGTATCCGTATCTTCTCCAACGCCGCGGCGATCCGCCGGCACGTGTTCCGGGCGTGA
- a CDS encoding DUF881 domain-containing protein gives MPQQPPVRSTPARPSRPDASMSLLTNVMDHSLDDGYAEAAARRKAAGTEGLPKTVRAKLGLAVGLVLAALVVTVGAAQARISAPVVAKEREELIDRIQQETAAADKLEDSVDGLRDDVSARQRRALKEDGGSDGNDLVGILSGAVEVHGPGVRLVVNDSKSAAQGGDGDPRETSGFSDTGRVRDRDMQRVVNGLWASGAEAISINGQRLTALSAIRAAGDAILVDNKPLAPPYTILAVGDGQRLSTRFQNSPDGLYLHALQENFGIRTSISAEDDIKVPAAPSVIVRTAEPSTEKGTS, from the coding sequence ATGCCGCAGCAGCCCCCCGTTCGGAGCACACCCGCGCGCCCGTCGCGTCCGGACGCCTCCATGTCGCTGCTCACCAACGTCATGGATCACAGCCTCGACGACGGATACGCCGAGGCCGCCGCCCGCCGGAAGGCCGCGGGCACCGAGGGCCTGCCGAAGACGGTACGGGCCAAGCTGGGGCTCGCGGTCGGTCTGGTGCTCGCCGCCCTGGTGGTGACCGTGGGTGCGGCGCAGGCGCGGATAAGCGCTCCGGTGGTGGCCAAGGAGCGCGAGGAGCTCATCGACCGCATCCAGCAGGAGACCGCCGCCGCGGACAAGCTGGAGGACTCCGTGGACGGACTCCGCGACGATGTGAGCGCACGCCAGCGCAGGGCGCTCAAGGAGGACGGCGGCAGCGACGGGAACGACCTGGTGGGCATCTTGTCGGGCGCCGTCGAAGTGCACGGCCCCGGGGTCCGGCTCGTCGTCAACGACTCCAAGAGCGCCGCGCAGGGCGGTGACGGCGACCCCCGGGAGACGTCCGGGTTCTCGGACACCGGTCGGGTGCGCGACCGGGACATGCAGCGGGTCGTCAACGGACTGTGGGCGTCGGGCGCCGAGGCCATCTCGATCAACGGGCAGCGGCTCACCGCGCTGTCGGCGATCCGGGCCGCCGGCGACGCGATACTGGTCGACAACAAGCCACTGGCACCGCCCTACACGATCCTCGCCGTGGGGGACGGGCAACGACTGAGCACCAGGTTCCAGAACAGCCCCGACGGGCTGTATCTGCACGCCCTCCAGGAGAACTTCGGCATCCGGACGAGCATCTCCGCCGAGGACGACATCAAGGTGCCGGCGGCGCCGAGCGTGATCGTACGAACAGCAGAACCCAGCACAGAGAAGGGCACATCGTGA
- a CDS encoding mannose-1-phosphate guanyltransferase, whose product MKAVVMAGGEGTRLRPMTSSMPKPLLPVANRPIMEHVLRLLKRHGLNETVVTVQFLASLVKNYFGDGEELGMELTYANEEKPLGTAGSVKNAEEALKDDAFLVISGDALTDFDLTELISFHKEKGALVTVCLTRVPNPLEFGITIVDEEGKVERFLEKPTWGQVFSDTVNTGIYVMEPEVFDYVEADVPVDWSGDVFPQLMKEGKPVYGYIAEGYWEDVGTHESYVKAQADVLEGKVDVELDGFELSPGVWIAEGAEVHPDAVLRGPLYIGDYAKVEAGVEIREHTVVGSNVVVKSGAFLHKAVVHDNVYIGQHSNLRGCVVGKNTDIMRAARIEDGAVIGDECLVGEESIIQGNVRVYPFKTIEAGAFVNTSVIWESRGQAHLFGARGVSGILNVEITPELAVRLAGAYATTLKKGSTVTTARDHSRGARALKRAVISALQASAIDVRDLENVPLPVARQQTARGSAGGIMIRTTPGVPDSVDIMFFDGQGSDLSQASQRKLDRVFARQEYRRAFPGEIGDLHFPASVFDSYTGSLLRNVDTTGIAESGLKVVVDASNGSAGLVLPSLLGKLGVDSLTINPGLDESRPTETGDMRRSGLVRLGEIVASSRAAFGVRFDPVGERLSLVDEKGRIVEDDRALLVMLDLVAAERRSGRVALPVTTTRIGEQVAAYHGTQVEWTTTSPDDLTRVGGDETTIFGGDGRGGFIVPEFSSVFDGAAAFVRLIGLVARTQLTLSQIDARIPRAHVLKRDLATPWAVKGLVMRRVVEEAGNRFVDTTDGVRVVETDGRWVMVLPDPAEAVTHLWAEGPDDASAQALLDEWSAVVDSAGR is encoded by the coding sequence ATGAAGGCCGTCGTGATGGCCGGAGGTGAAGGCACACGCCTTCGCCCCATGACCTCGAGCATGCCCAAGCCGCTCCTGCCCGTGGCGAACCGCCCGATCATGGAGCACGTGCTGAGGCTGCTCAAAAGGCATGGGCTCAACGAGACCGTCGTTACTGTCCAGTTCCTGGCGTCACTCGTCAAGAACTACTTCGGTGATGGCGAGGAGCTCGGTATGGAGCTCACTTATGCCAATGAGGAGAAGCCACTCGGTACCGCCGGGAGCGTCAAGAACGCCGAAGAGGCGCTGAAGGACGATGCGTTCCTTGTCATCTCCGGCGATGCCCTCACGGACTTCGACCTCACCGAACTCATCAGTTTCCACAAGGAAAAGGGTGCACTGGTCACCGTCTGTCTGACACGGGTACCGAATCCTCTGGAATTCGGTATCACGATCGTGGACGAGGAAGGCAAGGTCGAGCGGTTCCTGGAGAAGCCGACCTGGGGTCAGGTCTTCTCGGACACCGTGAACACGGGCATCTATGTGATGGAGCCCGAAGTCTTCGACTACGTCGAGGCCGATGTCCCCGTCGACTGGTCCGGAGATGTCTTCCCGCAGCTGATGAAGGAGGGCAAGCCGGTCTACGGCTATATCGCCGAGGGCTACTGGGAGGACGTCGGCACACACGAGAGCTATGTGAAGGCTCAGGCCGACGTGCTGGAGGGCAAGGTCGACGTCGAACTCGACGGATTCGAGCTCTCGCCCGGCGTGTGGATCGCGGAAGGCGCCGAGGTGCACCCCGACGCCGTACTGCGCGGGCCGCTGTACATCGGGGACTACGCCAAGGTCGAGGCCGGCGTGGAAATCCGTGAGCACACCGTCGTGGGTTCGAACGTCGTCGTGAAGAGCGGGGCCTTCCTGCACAAGGCCGTCGTTCACGACAACGTCTACATCGGGCAGCACAGCAATCTGCGCGGATGCGTGGTCGGAAAGAACACCGACATCATGCGAGCCGCACGGATCGAGGACGGCGCGGTCATCGGTGACGAGTGCCTCGTCGGCGAAGAATCGATCATCCAGGGAAACGTACGCGTCTATCCCTTCAAGACGATCGAGGCCGGTGCCTTCGTCAACACCTCGGTGATCTGGGAATCCCGGGGGCAGGCGCATCTCTTCGGTGCCCGCGGAGTCTCCGGCATCCTGAATGTGGAGATCACCCCCGAGCTGGCCGTGAGACTCGCGGGCGCGTACGCGACGACCCTCAAGAAGGGCTCCACGGTCACCACCGCCCGCGACCACTCCCGAGGCGCCCGTGCGCTGAAGCGGGCGGTCATCTCGGCGCTGCAGGCCAGCGCCATCGACGTACGGGACCTGGAGAACGTACCGCTGCCGGTGGCGCGGCAGCAGACCGCGCGGGGCAGTGCCGGCGGGATCATGATCCGGACGACGCCGGGGGTTCCGGACTCGGTCGACATCATGTTCTTCGACGGACAGGGGTCCGACCTCTCGCAGGCCAGCCAGCGGAAGCTGGACCGGGTGTTCGCACGGCAGGAGTACCGGCGCGCGTTCCCCGGTGAGATCGGGGACCTGCACTTCCCTGCCAGTGTGTTCGACTCGTACACCGGGTCGTTGCTGCGGAACGTCGACACGACGGGGATCGCCGAGTCGGGGCTCAAGGTCGTCGTGGACGCGTCCAACGGCAGTGCCGGGCTCGTGCTGCCGAGCCTGCTCGGGAAGCTGGGCGTCGACTCGTTGACGATCAACCCCGGACTCGACGAGTCCCGGCCGACGGAGACCGGCGACATGCGGCGGTCGGGGCTGGTGCGGCTGGGCGAGATCGTGGCGTCCTCGCGGGCCGCGTTCGGCGTGCGGTTCGATCCGGTCGGCGAACGGCTGTCCCTCGTCGACGAGAAGGGACGGATCGTCGAGGACGACCGGGCCCTGCTGGTCATGCTCGACCTGGTGGCCGCCGAGCGGCGGAGTGGGCGGGTGGCGCTCCCTGTGACGACGACCAGGATCGGTGAGCAGGTCGCGGCCTACCACGGCACCCAGGTCGAGTGGACGACCACCTCGCCGGACGACCTCACACGGGTCGGCGGGGACGAGACGACGATCTTCGGCGGTGACGGGCGCGGTGGGTTCATCGTGCCCGAGTTCAGCAGTGTCTTCGACGGGGCGGCGGCCTTCGTACGCCTCATCGGACTGGTGGCGAGGACGCAGCTCACGCTCAGCCAGATCGACGCGCGGATTCCGCGGGCGCACGTCCTCAAGCGCGACCTCGCCACCCCGTGGGCCGTCAAGGGCCTGGTCATGCGCCGGGTCGTGGAGGAGGCCGGGAACCGGTTCGTGGACACGACCGACGGGGTGCGGGTCGTGGAGACCGACGGCCGGTGGGTGATGGTGCTGCCCGACCCGGCCGAGGCGGTCACACATCTGTGGGCCGAAGGACCCGACGACGCCTCCGCGCAGGCCCTGCTCGACGAGTGGTCGGCGGTCGTGGACAGCGCCGGCCGCTGA
- a CDS encoding CDP-alcohol phosphatidyltransferase family protein: protein MEVQETRVQTDRVLTIPNILSMARLVGVPVFLWLVLWPEFGGPKVDGWAFLVIALSGVSDYLDGMLARRWNQISSLGRLLDPAADRLYILSTLVGLTWREILPLWLTAVLLLRELVLLVMVGILRRHGYPPPQVNFLGKAATFNLMYAFPLLLLSDGSGWISSLAAIFGWAFAGWGTTLYWWAGILYVVQVRRLVSADAMAD, encoded by the coding sequence GTGGAGGTACAGGAGACCCGGGTCCAGACGGACCGGGTCCTCACCATCCCGAACATTCTCAGCATGGCGCGGCTCGTTGGCGTGCCCGTCTTCCTGTGGTTGGTTCTCTGGCCCGAGTTCGGCGGCCCCAAGGTCGACGGCTGGGCGTTCCTGGTGATCGCTCTCAGCGGCGTCAGTGACTATCTGGACGGCATGCTGGCCCGGCGCTGGAACCAGATCAGCAGTCTTGGCCGGCTCCTCGATCCCGCGGCTGACAGGTTGTACATTCTGTCGACTCTCGTGGGACTCACCTGGCGCGAGATCCTGCCATTGTGGTTGACCGCTGTACTGCTCTTGCGGGAGCTGGTTCTGCTGGTGATGGTGGGCATCCTCAGGCGGCACGGCTATCCGCCGCCGCAGGTGAACTTCCTGGGGAAGGCGGCTACCTTCAACTTGATGTACGCTTTCCCGTTGCTGCTGCTCAGTGACGGAAGTGGATGGATCTCGTCACTCGCTGCTATTTTCGGATGGGCGTTCGCCGGATGGGGTACAACGCTGTACTGGTGGGCAGGAATCCTCTACGTGGTGCAGGTCCGCCGACTCGTCAGTGCGGACGCCATGGCCGATTGA